A genomic region of Salvelinus namaycush isolate Seneca chromosome 7, SaNama_1.0, whole genome shotgun sequence contains the following coding sequences:
- the LOC120051303 gene encoding metalloreductase STEAP3-like isoform X2, producing MPQEEMKKPLILGGASPRHLKTSISDPGTPLVGILGTGDFSRSLATRLVASGYRVVVGSRNPKRCASLFPEEAEVTTQHQAATQADLVFVALFPEHYSTLAGLREPLVGKTLVDVSNGTKINRDKQSYAEQLANIFPESSVVKAFNVISAWSLQTGPRDGSRQVLICSDSSRAKSAVLQICRSLGFIPVDMGRLSSAQEIENTPLYLFPSWRVPCLSTLGLFFFFYAYNFLRDVVHPYATAEKSTFYKIPVEMVNVTLPSVALVTLALVYLPGLVAAFLQLSWGTKYRRFPNWLDRWLQQRKQLGLCAFLCAALHAVYSLCLPMRRSARYNLLNAAFKQVKVGQEDSWVEEEVWRMELYLSIGILALGLLSLLAISSLPTVGNSLNWREFSFVQSRLGYMALLMATLHTLTYGWDRGLDPEQYRFYLPPTFLLVLALPLAVLLGRLVLSLPCVALRLSRIRRGWEKSRAIRFTLPEDECNGPSQEDISNV from the exons ATGCCCCAGGAGGAGATGAAGAAGCCTCTTATACTTGGTGGTGCCAGCCCCAGACACCTCAAAACCTCAATTTCCGATCCAGGTACCCCCTTGGTTGGCATCCTGGGCACAGGTGACTTCTCCCGCTCCTTAGCCACCAGGCTGGTAGCCTCTGGGTACCGGGTGGTGGTGGGCAGCCGCAACCCCAAGCGCTGTGCCTCCCTCTTTCCCGAGGAGGCTGAGGTGACCACCCAGCACCAGGCTGCCACCCAGGCCGACCTGGTGTTCGTGGCCCTCTTCCCCGAGCACTACTCCACCCTGGCTGGGCTGAGGGAGCCGCTAGTGGGGAAGACTCTGGTGGATGTTAGTAATGGTACTAAGATCAACAGGGATAAGCAGTCCTATGCGGAGCAGCTGGCCAATATCTTCCCAGAGAGCAGTGTGGTGAAGGCCTTCAATGTGATCTCGGCCTGGAGCCTGCAGACGGGGCCAAGGGACGGCAGCAGACAG GTGCTGATTTGCAGTGACAGTAGTAGGGCCAAGAGCGCTGTACTCCAGATCTGCCGCAGTCTTGGCTTCATCCCTGTTGACATGGGCCGCCTCTCCTCTGCCCAGGAGATAGAGAACACCCCCCTGTACCTCTTTCCCTCGTGGCGCGTCCCATGTCTCTCCACCCTcggcctcttcttcttcttctacgcCTACAACTTCCTTCGTGACGTCGTCCACCCGTACGCCACGGCAGAGAAGAGCACATTCTACAAAATTCCGGTGGAGATGGTAAATGTGACACTCCCCTCGGTGGCCTTGGTGACCCTGGCTCTGGTCTACCTGCCCGGCCTTGTGGCTGCCTTCCTGCAGCTGTCGTGGGGCACCAAGTACAGGCGTTTCCCCAACTGGTTGGATCGCTGGCTGCAGCAGCGGAAGCAGTTGGGCCTCTGTGCCTTCCTCTGCGCAGCGCTGCACGCCGTCTACAGCCTGTGTTTGCCCATGCGCAGGTCTGCTCGCTACAATCTGCTCAACGCTGCCTTCAAACAG GTGAAGGTAGGCCAGGAAGACTCgtgggtagaggaggaggtgtggaggATGGAGCTGTATCTGTCTATAGGCATCCTGGCCCTgggcctgctctctctgctggcTATCTCCTCACTGCCCACCGTGGGCAACTCGCTCAACTGGAGGGAGTTCAGCTTTGTACAG TCCAGACTGGGCTACATGGCCCTGTTGATGGCCACCCTCCACACGCTGACCTACGGCTGGGACCGGGGCTTGGACCCGGAGCAGTATCGCTTCTACCTCCCTCCCACCTTCTTGCTGGTGCTGGCCCTGCCGCTGGCTGTGCTGCTAGGGAGGCTGGTTCTGTCCCTGCCATGCGTGGCTCTCCGGCTGAGTCGTATCAGGAGGGGTTGGGAGAAAAGCCGAGCCATCCGGTTCACACTGCCTGAGGACGAGTGTAACGGGCCATCTCAGGAGGACATCAGTAATGTTTGA
- the LOC120051303 gene encoding metalloreductase STEAP3-like isoform X1 yields the protein MSARQKYTDVKKRAQDRMPQEEMKKPLILGGASPRHLKTSISDPGTPLVGILGTGDFSRSLATRLVASGYRVVVGSRNPKRCASLFPEEAEVTTQHQAATQADLVFVALFPEHYSTLAGLREPLVGKTLVDVSNGTKINRDKQSYAEQLANIFPESSVVKAFNVISAWSLQTGPRDGSRQVLICSDSSRAKSAVLQICRSLGFIPVDMGRLSSAQEIENTPLYLFPSWRVPCLSTLGLFFFFYAYNFLRDVVHPYATAEKSTFYKIPVEMVNVTLPSVALVTLALVYLPGLVAAFLQLSWGTKYRRFPNWLDRWLQQRKQLGLCAFLCAALHAVYSLCLPMRRSARYNLLNAAFKQVKVGQEDSWVEEEVWRMELYLSIGILALGLLSLLAISSLPTVGNSLNWREFSFVQSRLGYMALLMATLHTLTYGWDRGLDPEQYRFYLPPTFLLVLALPLAVLLGRLVLSLPCVALRLSRIRRGWEKSRAIRFTLPEDECNGPSQEDISNV from the exons ATGAGCGCAAGACAAAAATACACAGACGTCAAGAAACGAG CTCAGGACAGGATGCCCCAGGAGGAGATGAAGAAGCCTCTTATACTTGGTGGTGCCAGCCCCAGACACCTCAAAACCTCAATTTCCGATCCAGGTACCCCCTTGGTTGGCATCCTGGGCACAGGTGACTTCTCCCGCTCCTTAGCCACCAGGCTGGTAGCCTCTGGGTACCGGGTGGTGGTGGGCAGCCGCAACCCCAAGCGCTGTGCCTCCCTCTTTCCCGAGGAGGCTGAGGTGACCACCCAGCACCAGGCTGCCACCCAGGCCGACCTGGTGTTCGTGGCCCTCTTCCCCGAGCACTACTCCACCCTGGCTGGGCTGAGGGAGCCGCTAGTGGGGAAGACTCTGGTGGATGTTAGTAATGGTACTAAGATCAACAGGGATAAGCAGTCCTATGCGGAGCAGCTGGCCAATATCTTCCCAGAGAGCAGTGTGGTGAAGGCCTTCAATGTGATCTCGGCCTGGAGCCTGCAGACGGGGCCAAGGGACGGCAGCAGACAG GTGCTGATTTGCAGTGACAGTAGTAGGGCCAAGAGCGCTGTACTCCAGATCTGCCGCAGTCTTGGCTTCATCCCTGTTGACATGGGCCGCCTCTCCTCTGCCCAGGAGATAGAGAACACCCCCCTGTACCTCTTTCCCTCGTGGCGCGTCCCATGTCTCTCCACCCTcggcctcttcttcttcttctacgcCTACAACTTCCTTCGTGACGTCGTCCACCCGTACGCCACGGCAGAGAAGAGCACATTCTACAAAATTCCGGTGGAGATGGTAAATGTGACACTCCCCTCGGTGGCCTTGGTGACCCTGGCTCTGGTCTACCTGCCCGGCCTTGTGGCTGCCTTCCTGCAGCTGTCGTGGGGCACCAAGTACAGGCGTTTCCCCAACTGGTTGGATCGCTGGCTGCAGCAGCGGAAGCAGTTGGGCCTCTGTGCCTTCCTCTGCGCAGCGCTGCACGCCGTCTACAGCCTGTGTTTGCCCATGCGCAGGTCTGCTCGCTACAATCTGCTCAACGCTGCCTTCAAACAG GTGAAGGTAGGCCAGGAAGACTCgtgggtagaggaggaggtgtggaggATGGAGCTGTATCTGTCTATAGGCATCCTGGCCCTgggcctgctctctctgctggcTATCTCCTCACTGCCCACCGTGGGCAACTCGCTCAACTGGAGGGAGTTCAGCTTTGTACAG TCCAGACTGGGCTACATGGCCCTGTTGATGGCCACCCTCCACACGCTGACCTACGGCTGGGACCGGGGCTTGGACCCGGAGCAGTATCGCTTCTACCTCCCTCCCACCTTCTTGCTGGTGCTGGCCCTGCCGCTGGCTGTGCTGCTAGGGAGGCTGGTTCTGTCCCTGCCATGCGTGGCTCTCCGGCTGAGTCGTATCAGGAGGGGTTGGGAGAAAAGCCGAGCCATCCGGTTCACACTGCCTGAGGACGAGTGTAACGGGCCATCTCAGGAGGACATCAGTAATGTTTGA